One Schlesneria paludicola DSM 18645 DNA segment encodes these proteins:
- a CDS encoding glycoside hydrolase family 43 protein — protein MRAYQYHRDLFLFFVALPALMCSQQAAHCDDATGDCYVFSYFHGNGEDGLHLASSCDGLVWEPINDDKSLTTPTVGGKLMRDPSIVQGPDGRFHMVWSSGWWDMGFGYASSQDLIQWGEHRFIPVTHDTPSAKNNWAPDLFYDAENQQFVVTLATTIPGKFPETDQDGDHNHRLYWLLTKDFVTFSAPTIAFNPGYNSIDGTIVAMNGGLTMIYKDERPGHKRLHAVTSAGIGKPWSVPGPPILTRDWVEGPTVLKTGNVWRLYFDCYRDGHFGAAESKDGVQWTDITDTLKMPKGVRHGTALTVNSEIFEKLLKLKK, from the coding sequence ATGAGAGCATATCAATACCATCGCGATTTGTTTCTGTTCTTCGTGGCTCTGCCTGCACTGATGTGTTCTCAGCAGGCCGCTCATTGTGACGACGCTACAGGCGATTGTTACGTCTTCAGCTACTTCCACGGAAATGGTGAAGACGGATTGCATCTGGCGTCGAGCTGTGATGGTCTCGTCTGGGAACCGATTAACGACGACAAGTCGCTCACAACTCCCACAGTCGGCGGCAAATTGATGCGAGATCCGTCGATCGTGCAAGGTCCAGACGGACGGTTCCACATGGTCTGGTCCAGCGGCTGGTGGGACATGGGATTCGGCTATGCGTCATCTCAGGACTTAATTCAATGGGGCGAACATCGCTTCATTCCCGTCACACACGACACGCCAAGCGCCAAAAACAATTGGGCGCCAGACCTGTTCTATGATGCAGAGAATCAGCAATTCGTGGTGACACTTGCGACAACGATTCCCGGAAAATTTCCAGAGACAGACCAGGACGGCGATCACAATCATCGGTTATACTGGCTGCTCACAAAAGACTTCGTCACATTCTCTGCCCCGACAATTGCATTCAACCCCGGATACAACAGTATCGATGGCACCATCGTCGCCATGAACGGTGGGCTGACAATGATCTACAAGGACGAACGCCCGGGGCACAAACGGCTTCATGCGGTGACCTCTGCTGGAATCGGAAAACCCTGGTCTGTCCCCGGACCACCGATTCTGACTCGTGATTGGGTAGAAGGACCAACCGTGCTGAAAACGGGCAATGTCTGGCGTTTGTACTTCGACTGCTATCGTGACGGCCATTTCGGCGCAGCGGAAAGCAAAGACGGTGTGCAGTGGACCGACATTACTGACACGCTCAAGATGCCCAAAGGAGTGCGTCATGGAACAGCGCTGACGGTCAATTCCGAGATCTT
- a CDS encoding class I SAM-dependent methyltransferase codes for MAAHGPSPALFFDTVNAYQRTEVLRTAIELDLFSAVVSGGKTADEIATACKASPRGIRILADSLSIIGFLRKESDLYELTEDSAIFLNRASPAYLGGALEFLLTPDIRGAFTQLTQAVRQGGTAISDEGTVSHNNPVWVAFARAMGPVMHMPAQLLANLIVADAQQPLKVLDVAAGHGLFGITVAQRFVQANVTALDWPNVLEVATENARRAGVGNRHHLLAGSAFELDWGHSYDIVLLTNFLHHFDEPTCQQIAEKTHRALKSGGRALTLEFIPNADRISPPATAPFALTMLATTARGDAYTFAEYDQIFTRAGFTKNEFHALLPTNQQAVVSIKS; via the coding sequence ATGGCCGCCCACGGACCTTCACCCGCTCTTTTTTTTGACACGGTCAACGCATACCAGCGGACGGAAGTCCTGCGTACCGCGATCGAACTCGATCTGTTCTCGGCCGTGGTCAGTGGGGGGAAAACAGCAGATGAAATCGCCACGGCATGCAAGGCCTCCCCGCGGGGTATTCGTATCCTTGCCGACAGCCTGTCCATCATCGGTTTTCTTCGAAAGGAGTCCGATCTCTATGAACTGACTGAGGATTCCGCGATCTTCCTCAATCGCGCATCGCCTGCCTACCTGGGTGGCGCTCTTGAATTCTTGTTGACACCCGACATCCGTGGTGCGTTTACGCAATTGACCCAGGCGGTCAGACAGGGTGGCACCGCGATCTCAGATGAGGGAACAGTATCGCACAACAACCCCGTCTGGGTCGCATTCGCCCGCGCAATGGGCCCGGTCATGCACATGCCGGCTCAACTTCTGGCGAATCTGATCGTGGCCGACGCTCAGCAACCGCTCAAAGTGCTCGATGTCGCCGCGGGACATGGCCTGTTTGGAATCACCGTTGCTCAGCGGTTTGTCCAAGCGAACGTCACGGCGCTGGATTGGCCCAATGTTCTGGAAGTTGCGACCGAGAATGCGCGGCGTGCTGGCGTAGGCAATCGACATCACCTGCTTGCGGGCAGCGCGTTCGAACTCGACTGGGGGCATTCCTACGACATCGTGCTGTTGACGAACTTCCTGCACCATTTCGACGAACCAACCTGCCAACAGATTGCCGAAAAAACGCATCGAGCGTTGAAGTCAGGTGGACGCGCTTTAACGCTGGAGTTCATCCCGAACGCCGATCGCATCAGCCCTCCGGCGACAGCTCCTTTCGCATTGACGATGCTCGCCACGACCGCGCGTGGAGATGCGTATACATTTGCTGAATACGATCAGATTTTCACCCGCGCCGGTTTCACCAAGAACGAATTCCATGCACTACTTCCCACGAATCAACAGGCTGTTGTCTCGATCAAATCGTAA